One genomic segment of Paenibacillus sp. FSL H8-0332 includes these proteins:
- the rsgA gene encoding ribosome small subunit-dependent GTPase A, with translation MIDLKTYGYTEIEEIPSGLLPGRITELRRERFTVITERGELTAILKGTFYHSAESREDFPCVGDFVLLRPNAGGDSLIVTLLPRRSKFSRANYSGHAAGYTKTILEQVVATNFDYVFILSSLNWDFNVTRMMRYLTQARQSGGQPVVILTKADLTEDYSLPLAEVRQSMPDVPVHAVCSHNGLGLNELDVYLKPGSTVVFLGMSGVGKSSLLNALMERDVMKVSAIREEDSRGRHTTTHRQLFMLPSGAMVIDTPGMRELGLFDADEGISAGFNDVEEWFAECRFHDCRHESEPGCAVLAAIADGSLPRERWEHYKAQQHENKFVQDRTSYLVHKNARNQSIAMQRKQTKKTGGWKK, from the coding sequence ATGATTGATCTAAAAACCTATGGATATACAGAAATAGAGGAAATCCCGTCCGGATTATTGCCTGGCAGAATTACAGAGCTCCGGCGGGAGCGCTTCACGGTAATCACAGAGCGGGGCGAGTTGACCGCTATACTCAAAGGCACCTTCTATCATAGTGCGGAATCCAGGGAGGACTTCCCGTGCGTCGGTGATTTTGTCTTACTGCGCCCGAACGCGGGCGGGGATTCGCTCATTGTTACGCTGCTCCCCCGCCGCTCCAAGTTCTCGCGTGCCAATTATTCAGGTCATGCCGCCGGCTATACCAAAACCATTCTGGAGCAGGTCGTGGCCACCAACTTTGACTATGTATTTATTCTGTCCTCCCTGAACTGGGATTTCAATGTCACCCGCATGATGCGTTATCTGACCCAGGCCAGGCAGAGCGGCGGCCAGCCGGTCGTCATTCTGACCAAGGCTGATCTCACAGAAGACTACAGCCTCCCGCTGGCAGAAGTCCGTCAGAGCATGCCGGATGTTCCAGTGCACGCAGTGTGCAGTCATAACGGTCTCGGGCTGAATGAGCTTGATGTCTACCTTAAGCCAGGTTCAACTGTCGTCTTCCTTGGCATGTCCGGAGTCGGCAAATCATCGCTGCTTAACGCCCTGATGGAACGGGATGTTATGAAGGTCAGTGCCATCCGGGAGGAAGACAGCCGGGGACGGCATACGACGACCCACCGTCAGTTGTTCATGCTCCCCTCGGGAGCAATGGTAATCGATACCCCCGGGATGCGTGAGCTTGGATTATTCGACGCTGACGAAGGCATCTCTGCAGGCTTCAACGATGTCGAGGAATGGTTCGCAGAGTGCCGGTTCCATGACTGCCGCCATGAGTCCGAGCCGGGCTGTGCGGTGCTCGCTGCGATTGCTGATGGTTCCTTGCCGCGTGAACGCTGGGAGCATTATAAGGCCCAGCAGCATGAGAACAAGTTCGTTCAAGATAGAACAAGCTATCTTGTTCACAAAAATGCCCGCAATCAATCGATCGCGATGCAAAGAAAACAAACCAAGAAAACCGGGGGCTGGAAAAAATGA
- a CDS encoding LysR family transcriptional regulator, with protein sequence MHIENMRAFMKVAELRSMTAAANELNHLQSNITNKIKNIEKHFEAKLFYRHSYGVELTPDGERLYAQFKKIILLWEETEELLAHKEEHILIGIMQSSFPLHLNNIAKEFHQAFPNKRLSLMSGSTDELISKILKGELNIAYITELENTIYNQSKSMLAEMLTRDRLVFTGNTKGKSLYRLLSEEPIYVFSKQCSSYQALMSLMADFDVHNASISEVNIVETLLEICSNGFGIGIIPESLALKYHYLNYQALPDGYSALRRTLIYHPEHTLSSAEKWFIEKSKSLLQQ encoded by the coding sequence CGAACGAACTCAATCATCTGCAATCGAATATTACGAATAAGATCAAGAATATCGAGAAGCACTTTGAGGCTAAGCTGTTCTACCGGCATTCTTATGGGGTAGAGCTAACCCCGGATGGGGAAAGGCTATATGCACAATTCAAAAAAATAATCCTGCTATGGGAAGAAACAGAAGAGCTCCTCGCCCATAAGGAAGAGCATATTTTGATTGGCATTATGCAGTCTTCCTTTCCGCTGCACCTCAATAATATTGCTAAAGAATTTCATCAGGCATTCCCGAACAAAAGGTTGTCTTTAATGAGCGGAAGCACAGATGAATTAATATCCAAGATCCTCAAGGGAGAATTGAATATTGCTTACATTACCGAGCTTGAGAATACAATTTATAACCAGAGTAAATCCATGCTGGCGGAAATGCTGACAAGAGACCGATTGGTGTTTACGGGGAATACGAAGGGTAAGTCTCTCTACAGATTATTAAGTGAAGAGCCTATTTATGTGTTCAGTAAACAGTGCTCCTCTTATCAAGCACTTATGTCATTGATGGCTGATTTCGATGTGCATAACGCATCCATTTCAGAGGTAAATATTGTCGAAACACTGTTGGAGATTTGCAGCAACGGATTCGGTATAGGAATCATTCCTGAAAGTCTGGCGCTCAAATACCATTATCTGAACTATCAAGCTTTGCCGGATGGATATTCTGCACTCCGCAGAACCCTGATTTATCATCCGGAACATACACTATCCAGTGCAGAGAAGTGGTTTATTGAGAAAAGCAAGTCGCTCCTCCAGCAGTAG
- a CDS encoding aminoglycoside phosphotransferase family protein produces the protein MKIPTEALYNALSVLFTTTIKSADYQTLQLHGGTLGDVQLVTGTAETADGEQLPYRIVLKIQKKWERYDDPDSWRREYDLYASPLGATFTESFRWPVCYHAEMNDAGDEMRLWLEFIDGISGLELTGDMYEQAALELGRYQGKLYAEQPEVPQSLTNLSHADLMKNTYLHYRSWPVVYDYIRSEECEFPQHIRQMLIDIDEHSDGIFARIESLPLVLCHRDFWVTNIIYSGGTIALIDWDTSGWGYLGEDIASLIADEVDLDHMIEYYQRCVPAYYGGFAEYAGEIAPLANHCVYEFILLVFGYRMVEGYLHADSDDKKTECLDTLEKVYELKSLTLQ, from the coding sequence ATGAAGATTCCAACTGAAGCGTTATATAATGCACTAAGTGTGCTTTTTACAACAACTATTAAATCTGCCGATTACCAGACGTTACAGCTACATGGCGGGACCCTGGGGGATGTGCAGCTGGTTACCGGAACGGCCGAAACGGCTGACGGAGAGCAACTACCGTACCGTATTGTGCTGAAAATTCAGAAGAAATGGGAACGTTACGATGATCCGGATTCCTGGCGGCGGGAATATGACCTCTACGCTTCCCCACTGGGGGCAACCTTCACTGAATCCTTCCGCTGGCCGGTGTGTTATCACGCTGAGATGAATGACGCCGGGGATGAAATGAGATTGTGGCTGGAATTTATTGATGGCATCTCCGGCCTGGAGCTGACCGGTGACATGTATGAACAGGCGGCATTGGAGTTGGGACGGTATCAAGGGAAGTTGTACGCGGAGCAGCCTGAGGTTCCGCAAAGTCTGACCAACCTGAGCCATGCAGACCTCATGAAGAATACTTATCTGCACTACCGGTCTTGGCCGGTTGTCTACGACTATATCCGTTCTGAGGAATGCGAATTCCCGCAGCATATTCGGCAAATGCTCATCGACATCGATGAGCATTCGGATGGTATTTTTGCCCGGATTGAAAGCCTGCCTCTGGTGTTATGCCACCGGGACTTCTGGGTAACCAACATCATCTATTCTGGCGGGACCATCGCGCTGATCGACTGGGACACCAGCGGCTGGGGCTACCTCGGCGAGGACATCGCCAGCCTGATTGCAGATGAGGTGGATCTTGATCACATGATTGAATACTATCAGCGGTGTGTCCCTGCTTATTACGGGGGCTTCGCGGAATATGCGGGAGAGATTGCCCCGCTTGCCAACCACTGTGTCTACGAATTCATTCTGCTCGTGTTCGGATACCGGATGGTGGAGGGATATCTTCATGCGGATAGTGATGACAAGAAGACAGAGTGTCTGGATACGCTGGAGAAGGTGTATGAATTGAAGAGCTTGACCCTACAATAA
- a CDS encoding NCS2 family permease, whose translation MNRFFKLKENGTTVRTEIMAGITTFMAMAYILSVNPSTLTAFGRIDMGWYSVFLATALAAGIFTIAMGVFINFPVALAPGMGLNAYFASVVLSSATTEHEFTWQMGLTAVFISGIIFIILTITRVRQILLTAIPDSLKHAITVGIGMFITIIGLKNSGLMTIGVEAGNDIAANKFTDVLSFETVIHMGSLENTNVQLVIIGLLLISILMVLRVRGAILFGILGTTLAAILMGAVDFSSLSNPQTPWVPDFTQLNFWEFDWEGIMHTGIVSAIATFTFVELFDTFGTLVGTAERAGIMKNPEEGKKRVGNAMFVDAVAVAGGAMLGTSTTTAYVESAAGVAEGGRTGLTAVTTGICFLLALFLAPVVALIPGPATAAALIIVGVLMAQSIREIDFQDMVLAIPAFLTFVIMPFTYNIANGISFGIVTYVILACVANIAGKKKYDIHWMMWVLAVLIVLRYVLIGSQG comes from the coding sequence TTGAACCGCTTTTTCAAACTGAAAGAGAACGGCACCACAGTACGCACAGAGATCATGGCCGGTATAACCACGTTTATGGCAATGGCTTATATTCTGTCGGTTAATCCAAGCACCCTGACTGCCTTCGGCCGCATTGATATGGGCTGGTATTCTGTCTTCCTTGCGACGGCGCTGGCAGCCGGTATTTTCACAATTGCCATGGGGGTATTCATTAACTTCCCGGTCGCTCTGGCACCTGGTATGGGCCTTAACGCATATTTCGCTTCCGTAGTCTTATCCTCTGCCACCACTGAACATGAGTTCACCTGGCAAATGGGTCTTACCGCTGTATTTATCTCCGGGATTATCTTCATCATCCTGACCATTACTAGGGTCCGGCAAATTCTGCTCACTGCCATTCCTGACAGCCTGAAGCATGCGATTACCGTCGGTATCGGGATGTTCATCACCATTATCGGCCTGAAGAACAGCGGACTGATGACTATCGGCGTTGAAGCCGGTAACGATATCGCCGCTAACAAATTTACAGATGTTCTTTCTTTTGAAACTGTAATTCATATGGGCAGCCTGGAGAACACCAATGTTCAGCTCGTGATTATCGGCCTGCTGCTGATCTCCATCTTAATGGTACTGCGCGTTCGTGGCGCTATCCTGTTCGGAATTCTCGGTACTACCTTGGCTGCAATCCTCATGGGTGCTGTAGATTTCAGTTCACTGAGTAATCCGCAGACGCCATGGGTTCCTGACTTCACACAGCTTAACTTCTGGGAATTTGACTGGGAAGGCATTATGCACACCGGTATCGTATCGGCGATTGCCACCTTTACCTTCGTAGAATTGTTTGATACCTTCGGTACGCTGGTGGGTACTGCTGAACGTGCCGGAATCATGAAGAACCCTGAAGAGGGCAAGAAGCGTGTCGGCAATGCCATGTTCGTAGATGCAGTAGCTGTTGCGGGCGGCGCGATGCTGGGAACTTCCACCACTACCGCTTATGTCGAGAGTGCAGCAGGTGTAGCTGAAGGCGGACGTACGGGTCTGACTGCAGTAACTACAGGGATATGCTTCCTGCTTGCCTTGTTCCTGGCTCCGGTAGTCGCTCTGATTCCTGGTCCGGCCACAGCGGCAGCGCTGATTATTGTCGGTGTACTTATGGCTCAATCGATCCGTGAGATTGACTTCCAGGACATGGTGCTGGCGATTCCGGCCTTCCTGACCTTCGTGATCATGCCGTTTACGTATAACATTGCTAACGGGATCTCATTCGGGATTGTTACTTATGTTATTCTGGCTTGTGTAGCGAATATTGCCGGCAAGAAGAAATATGATATCCACTGGATGATGTGGGTGCTGGCGGTGCTGATTGTGCTCCGTTATGTTCTGATCGGCAGCCAAGGCTAA